A region of Myxococcota bacterium DNA encodes the following proteins:
- a CDS encoding NAD-dependent epimerase/dehydratase family protein translates to MSTVAVTGANGFIGARVVRAALQRGHAVRALVGADVDCANLAGVPVEPQPFDLRDEASVRAGLRGCEAVIHSAALYAFWLPDPQEFYRVNVDGTRRVLDAARAEGLRKLVYTSTGATLAPPGPGFEGHYRASKAQAERLVEAAAGAGFPALVVHPTTVLGPGDRRPTPTGSLIVHYLAGHMRVYLPMQQNVVHVDDVALGHVLALEQGVPGAHYVLGGENLGMPALLGLLQEITGIRAPRRALPNSLVLWLGAANEWLSDHVTHREPVITREAALHARDARSFDIAKTCSDLGYDPRPARAVLADAVRWFESLR, encoded by the coding sequence GTGAGCACGGTCGCCGTCACCGGCGCCAACGGCTTCATCGGCGCACGCGTGGTGCGGGCCGCCCTGCAGCGAGGCCATGCCGTGCGGGCGCTGGTGGGCGCGGACGTCGACTGCGCGAACCTGGCCGGCGTGCCGGTCGAGCCGCAGCCGTTCGACCTGCGCGACGAGGCCTCGGTGCGCGCGGGCCTGCGCGGCTGCGAGGCCGTGATCCACAGCGCGGCGCTCTACGCCTTCTGGCTGCCCGACCCGCAGGAGTTCTACCGCGTGAACGTCGACGGCACGCGGCGCGTGTTGGACGCGGCGCGCGCGGAGGGGCTGCGCAAGCTCGTGTACACCAGCACGGGCGCAACGCTGGCGCCGCCCGGTCCGGGCTTCGAAGGTCACTACCGGGCCTCGAAGGCGCAGGCCGAGAGACTCGTGGAGGCAGCCGCGGGGGCGGGCTTCCCCGCGCTCGTCGTGCACCCCACCACCGTGCTCGGTCCCGGCGACCGCCGGCCCACGCCGACCGGCAGCCTGATCGTGCACTATCTCGCGGGGCACATGCGCGTGTATCTCCCGATGCAGCAGAACGTGGTCCACGTGGACGACGTCGCGCTGGGTCACGTTCTGGCGCTGGAGCAGGGCGTGCCCGGCGCGCACTACGTGCTGGGCGGCGAGAACCTCGGCATGCCGGCGCTGCTCGGCCTCTTGCAGGAGATCACGGGCATCCGCGCGCCGCGCCGCGCGCTGCCCAACTCACTCGTGCTGTGGCTGGGCGCGGCGAACGAGTGGCTCTCGGACCACGTGACGCACCGCGAGCCGGTGATCACGCGCGAGGCCGCGCTACACGCGCGCGACGCCCGCTCGTTCGACATTGCCAAGACCTGCAGTGACCTCGGCTACGACCCCCGCCCCGCGCGCGCGGTGCTGGCCGACGCGGTGCGTTGGTTCGAGTCGCTGCGCTAG